GCCCCGCCGACCGGGGCGCCCCCCCACGCGGGGAGCGTATTGCGCCGCGACGGGCTTTCGCCGGAATTCCGCCGGTACCTGCTCCTCGTCGGCCTGTTCACCCTCGGGAACGCGAGCGACGCCTTCCTCATCCTGCGGGCCGTGGATTCCGGAGTGCCCGTACGGTACGTCCCGCTGCTGTGGGGAGCGTTCCACGTGGTCAAATCGTCCCTCTCCGTCCCCGCGGGCGCCCTCTCCGACCGGATCCTGCGGAAGTGGGTGGTGGCGGCCGGCTGGTGCGTCTACGCCGCCTGCTACGCGGCCTTCTCCGTCGTGAGCGGCGCGGCCGCAACGGTCGCCGTCTTCCTGCTGTACGGGCTCTACGCGGCGGCGTGCGAGGGCGCCGAGCGGGCGATGGTGGCCGATTTCGTCCCGGCCGACCGGAGGGGGACGGCGTTCGGCTGGTTTCACCTCGTCACCGGCATCTGCGCCCTCCCCGCGAGCGTCCTCTTCGGCCTCCTGTGGACCGCCTACGGCGCCCCCGCGGCCTTCGGCGTCAGCGCGGGGCTCGCCCTCCTCGCCGCGGTGCTCTTGCTCCTCCTACGGCCCGGAAAATTGTGAGAGAATCCGGTAAGAATCGACACAAGAGGGAGCGGTGATGGAAGACG
This portion of the Deltaproteobacteria bacterium genome encodes:
- a CDS encoding MFS transporter encodes the protein MAAPKLHRNVVALGLVSLLTDLSSEMIYPLLPVFLTVTLAAGPAVLGLIEGVAETTASLLKLFSGAWSDRTGRKKPLVLAGYGLSTLARPLVGFATGWGHVLAVRFCDRIGKGVRTSPRDALVAAYVPAARRGKAFGLQRSMDHLGAVLGPVAAFLLLAGGISLRSVFLLSIIPGLAAVAVLALLVRDAPPTGAPPHAGSVLRRDGLSPEFRRYLLLVGLFTLGNASDAFLILRAVDSGVPVRYVPLLWGAFHVVKSSLSVPAGALSDRILRKWVVAAGWCVYAACYAAFSVVSGAAATVAVFLLYGLYAAACEGAERAMVADFVPADRRGTAFGWFHLVTGICALPASVLFGLLWTAYGAPAAFGVSAGLALLAAVLLLLLRPGKL